From Halotia branconii CENA392, the proteins below share one genomic window:
- a CDS encoding response regulator — MKTLPISRYRFFQKLQPLSLLKKITGRSVTGCLQVFSTSGSWSIYVDEGKLIYACYSEKMFEPLYRNLQKLSQQISTLPRGIHEQLQAIFETGIENQAIPNPDYLAICWLVTQKYISPSQAAILIEQLALEVLESFLGLEEGSYEFIPESFLDDMPKFCHLNLRLLVEQCQKPSLHTENVYSSLELSQRSQLLRPTQPRTQPKPEAPASRTESSQRFLSQQNSAVDSGYQQTSATSINKKTYTIFCIDDSPAILNVIKNFLDEQIFTFIGVTDSLKALMEILRTKPDMILLNVDMPNLNGYELCSLLRKHSHFKNTPVIMVTGKIRLIDRARAKLVGASGYLKKPFTQGDLLKTVFQHIV, encoded by the coding sequence ATGAAGACACTACCCATTAGTAGATATAGATTTTTCCAAAAACTCCAGCCCTTATCACTGTTAAAAAAAATCACTGGTAGGTCTGTTACTGGCTGTTTGCAAGTATTTAGCACTTCAGGTTCTTGGTCAATCTATGTAGACGAGGGTAAGCTAATTTATGCCTGCTACTCAGAGAAGATGTTTGAGCCGCTTTATCGGAACTTGCAAAAACTGAGTCAGCAAATTTCTACTCTTCCTCGCGGGATTCACGAGCAGTTGCAGGCGATATTTGAAACTGGGATTGAAAATCAAGCAATACCAAACCCTGATTATCTGGCCATTTGCTGGCTAGTGACTCAGAAATATATTAGTCCTTCTCAAGCCGCCATTCTGATAGAGCAATTAGCACTAGAAGTTTTGGAATCGTTTTTGGGCTTAGAAGAAGGGAGCTATGAGTTTATTCCAGAAAGCTTTTTGGATGATATGCCAAAGTTCTGTCATCTGAATCTGCGCTTATTAGTCGAACAGTGTCAAAAGCCTTCTCTACATACAGAAAATGTCTATTCGTCACTGGAATTAAGTCAGCGATCGCAGTTATTACGCCCAACTCAGCCACGAACTCAACCCAAGCCTGAAGCACCAGCGTCTAGAACAGAATCTTCTCAAAGATTTTTGTCTCAACAAAATTCTGCTGTTGATAGTGGCTACCAGCAAACTTCTGCAACTTCTATTAATAAAAAAACTTATACTATATTCTGTATTGATGACAGTCCCGCTATATTAAATGTCATTAAAAACTTTTTAGATGAGCAAATATTTACCTTTATCGGAGTTACGGATTCCCTAAAAGCGTTGATGGAAATTCTCCGTACCAAACCAGACATGATTTTATTAAATGTAGATATGCCTAATTTAAATGGGTATGAATTATGCTCTTTGTTACGTAAACATTCACATTTTAAAAATACGCCTGTGATTATGGTTACAGGAAAAATCCGGCTGATAGATAGAGCCAGAGCTAAGCTTGTCGGAGCTTCAGGTTACTTGAAAAAGCCTTTTACACAAGGAGATTTACTGAAAACAGTCTTTCAGCACATTGTGTAG
- a CDS encoding bifunctional sterol desaturase/short chain dehydrogenase has translation MMKTLAQSLTGIEARLQIDWVLVNTCLQFAIWAFISLLLAEILRDSYHVLCHQVSWLATWHNKHHAAYRRDLSVVSLKAYQESQLYHDILESILLVIVLTIIALVVPKMGLWLGVAYACAFLVGASLRYFQGKIDTDYNHLPGPLKTIPSVWWVNRSYHWRHHFDDVNAYYSGVFPFVDKILGTGLSLKGKTVALTGASGALGQALTAELLKHNVKVVALTTNPEKLATHTQLKVVPWQLGHEAELRDSLEKVDILIVNHGVNVYDDRTPQAITSSYEVNAFSALRLIDIFLATVTGPQAKATKEIWVNTSEAEVSPALSPLYELSKRTLGNIVTLKRLDGDCIIRKLILGPFKSPLNPYGVMSAQQVAYGILFLAKRDYRNIIVTINPLTYLLFPLKETSSWLYYRIFSKTAKSQ, from the coding sequence ATGATGAAAACGTTAGCTCAAAGTTTGACTGGTATTGAGGCTAGGTTACAAATCGATTGGGTGTTGGTCAATACCTGCTTACAGTTTGCGATTTGGGCGTTCATCTCTCTATTGCTGGCTGAAATATTAAGAGATAGCTATCATGTTTTGTGTCATCAAGTTAGTTGGTTGGCTACATGGCATAACAAGCATCATGCGGCGTATCGCCGAGATTTATCAGTGGTTTCCCTTAAAGCTTACCAAGAGTCTCAGCTGTACCACGATATTTTAGAGTCAATTCTCTTAGTAATAGTTTTAACGATAATTGCTTTAGTTGTTCCCAAAATGGGTCTATGGCTGGGAGTAGCCTATGCTTGCGCTTTTTTAGTGGGTGCATCTCTGCGATATTTTCAAGGGAAAATTGATACAGACTACAACCATCTACCAGGCCCTTTAAAGACAATTCCATCCGTTTGGTGGGTGAATCGGTCTTACCATTGGCGGCATCATTTTGATGATGTCAATGCTTACTACAGTGGTGTTTTTCCCTTTGTGGATAAAATACTTGGTACAGGACTTTCTCTTAAAGGTAAAACCGTGGCTTTAACTGGAGCATCAGGCGCTCTAGGGCAAGCGTTAACGGCTGAACTCCTCAAGCACAATGTTAAAGTGGTTGCTTTGACCACTAATCCGGAAAAATTAGCAACGCACACTCAGTTGAAAGTAGTTCCCTGGCAGTTGGGTCATGAAGCTGAACTGAGGGATAGTTTAGAGAAAGTTGATATTTTAATTGTTAACCACGGAGTAAATGTTTACGATGACCGCACACCCCAAGCAATTACTTCTTCTTATGAAGTGAATGCTTTTTCTGCATTACGGTTAATAGATATATTTTTGGCTACAGTAACTGGCCCACAAGCAAAGGCAACTAAAGAAATCTGGGTAAATACTTCTGAGGCTGAAGTGTCGCCAGCTCTCAGTCCGCTGTACGAACTTAGCAAACGGACATTAGGGAATATTGTGACTCTCAAGCGATTGGATGGAGATTGTATAATTCGCAAGTTAATTCTTGGTCCGTTTAAGAGTCCACTAAATCCCTATGGAGTGATGTCAGCACAGCAAGTAGCTTATGGCATCTTGTTTTTGGCAAAAAGAGACTACCGGAATATTATTGTAACGATCAATCCTCTCACGTATTTGTTATTTCCTTTAAAGGAAACTAGTAGTTGGCTATATTACCGAATTTTTAGCAAAACAGCTAAAAGTCAATAG
- a CDS encoding creatininase family protein produces the protein MLLHLMTWQEVEAYIKQSQGIILPIGSTEQHGPTGLIGTDAICAEAIAAGVGEATGAIVGPTINVGMALHHTAFPGTISLRPSTLIALVRDYVTCLAKIGFTKFYFINGHGGNIATLKAAFSETYAHLEDLQIANAQQVKCQVANWFMCSSVYKLAKELYGDQEGSHATPSEVALTQYVYPEAIKQAPLSAEVGSGHKIYGAANFRQRYPDGRMGSNPALATPEHGKQFYDLAVKELSNGYLEFLNAE, from the coding sequence ATGTTACTACATTTAATGACCTGGCAGGAAGTTGAAGCCTACATAAAGCAGTCGCAGGGGATTATTCTTCCTATTGGTTCTACAGAACAACATGGCCCCACAGGCTTGATTGGCACTGATGCTATTTGTGCAGAAGCGATCGCAGCTGGTGTGGGTGAAGCAACTGGTGCGATCGTCGGCCCTACAATCAATGTTGGTATGGCACTGCATCATACAGCCTTTCCCGGTACAATCAGCCTGCGTCCCAGCACTTTGATTGCGCTAGTGCGAGACTATGTAACTTGTCTAGCAAAAATTGGTTTTACTAAGTTCTACTTCATCAACGGACACGGCGGTAACATCGCTACCCTTAAAGCTGCGTTCTCAGAAACTTATGCTCATTTAGAAGATTTGCAAATTGCCAATGCTCAACAAGTGAAATGTCAAGTAGCTAACTGGTTTATGTGCAGTTCTGTCTACAAGCTTGCGAAAGAATTATATGGGGATCAAGAAGGTTCTCATGCTACCCCAAGTGAAGTAGCTCTTACCCAGTATGTTTATCCAGAGGCGATTAAGCAAGCACCTCTCTCAGCAGAAGTTGGAAGTGGACACAAAATTTATGGTGCTGCGAACTTTCGCCAACGTTATCCAGATGGACGCATGGGTTCTAATCCGGCTTTAGCTACCCCAGAACACGGTAAGCAGTTTTATGATTTAGCAGTTAAAGAACTCAGCAATGGCTATTTAGAATTTTTAAATGCAGAATAA
- a CDS encoding cupin domain-containing protein, with product MEIKIEHQPSQERLNQLGVFKWAIWQKEVSKFPWTYDSQEICYFLAGDVVVTPHDGQPVQMGKGDLVTFPAGMSCIWEVKSDLKKHYRFD from the coding sequence ATGGAAATTAAAATTGAGCATCAACCCAGTCAAGAACGTCTCAACCAGTTGGGTGTGTTCAAATGGGCAATTTGGCAAAAAGAAGTATCCAAATTTCCCTGGACTTATGATAGTCAAGAAATTTGTTACTTTTTGGCAGGTGATGTGGTTGTTACGCCTCATGATGGGCAACCAGTGCAAATGGGTAAAGGAGATCTAGTTACTTTTCCCGCTGGAATGTCTTGTATATGGGAAGTGAAAAGCGATCTAAAAAAGCATTATCGCTTCGATTAG
- a CDS encoding Mo-dependent nitrogenase C-terminal domain-containing protein has product MLKTKRQHIIIPAFIKSFGVSHQAASQNQLAQPQSDILQPLRNWLDELEVQNRKFAHFIAKFIPAQCPFERDLILFGRKIAHIPPMCKLNPLYEQFVGLRFRALCYLVDQCGEDIQSYC; this is encoded by the coding sequence ATGCTCAAGACAAAACGTCAACATATTATTATTCCTGCTTTTATTAAGTCATTCGGGGTAAGCCATCAAGCAGCTAGTCAAAATCAATTGGCTCAACCTCAATCTGATATATTGCAACCTTTGCGTAATTGGCTAGACGAATTGGAAGTTCAAAATCGTAAATTTGCTCACTTTATTGCTAAATTCATTCCTGCTCAATGTCCCTTTGAACGCGATCTAATATTATTTGGCCGCAAAATAGCTCATATTCCGCCCATGTGTAAGCTCAATCCATTATATGAGCAGTTTGTAGGCTTGCGTTTTCGCGCTTTGTGTTATTTAGTAGATCAGTGTGGAGAAGATATCCAATCTTACTGCTGA
- a CDS encoding MFS transporter: protein MVNSFNTRPEILWRQVWGLAALLAAIIFSWMVYGFYQPKILQRLEFVELASWLGIIQGLLTAVMEPLIGRISDHIQQRLGSRLPMISVGVVLASLIFVTVSLLAKQNFPVGTRWIVPVLMTAWVIAMSSFRSPAIALLTQFAPVAELPQANAILVFVFGLVAAIASMGNTLLYSMGASITFLLGAITLVLGAYILRLFTPRHAFDPHILNPVMSAEAPKLLLILIFVIGLATGIEVNLLISIFPQELQTQLPGLQVDFIVSEILLVSAIASVPLGELTAELGANKSILIGLGSMTGLMGLTLLNDNNILAIGLILAFGVSVSLVFISMISLVLTKIPSIQAGLGTGLYFGGTAGGTAIISLLMKQIGITSIGAFLLAELAFLVVTVCILLSKKISIA, encoded by the coding sequence ATGGTTAACTCTTTCAATACCCGCCCTGAGATTTTATGGCGACAAGTTTGGGGATTAGCCGCTTTACTAGCAGCGATTATCTTCAGTTGGATGGTGTATGGATTTTATCAGCCCAAAATTTTACAACGACTAGAATTTGTCGAACTGGCAAGTTGGCTAGGAATAATACAGGGTTTACTTACAGCAGTGATGGAACCTTTGATTGGCAGAATTTCCGATCATATCCAGCAGCGCTTGGGTAGCCGTTTGCCAATGATTAGTGTCGGGGTAGTATTGGCAAGTTTAATTTTTGTCACTGTTTCGCTGTTAGCAAAACAGAATTTTCCAGTAGGTACACGTTGGATAGTACCAGTGTTAATGACTGCTTGGGTGATAGCCATGAGCAGCTTTCGTAGTCCAGCGATCGCACTTTTAACGCAATTTGCACCTGTAGCCGAATTACCCCAAGCTAATGCCATTCTGGTGTTCGTATTTGGATTAGTAGCAGCTATTGCTTCAATGGGAAATACCTTACTTTATAGTATGGGTGCATCAATTACTTTTCTTTTAGGAGCGATCACTTTAGTCTTAGGAGCATATATTTTGCGGTTATTTACTCCTAGACATGCTTTTGATCCCCATATCTTAAATCCAGTTATGTCTGCGGAAGCTCCTAAATTGCTGTTGATTTTAATTTTTGTAATTGGTTTAGCGACAGGAATTGAAGTTAATCTATTAATATCGATATTTCCTCAAGAATTGCAAACTCAGCTGCCTGGACTCCAGGTAGATTTTATTGTTTCGGAAATACTTTTAGTGTCAGCGATCGCTTCAGTACCTTTGGGAGAATTGACAGCAGAATTAGGTGCTAATAAATCTATATTGATTGGTTTAGGCTCAATGACAGGTTTGATGGGATTAACATTATTGAATGATAATAATATCCTAGCAATAGGATTAATACTTGCTTTTGGTGTCAGCGTTAGCTTAGTTTTTATTAGTATGATTTCTTTAGTATTAACTAAAATACCTTCTATTCAGGCAGGCTTAGGTACAGGATTATATTTTGGTGGTACTGCTGGAGGAACTGCGATCATATCTTTGTTGATGAAACAAATAGGAATCACATCAATAGGTGCATTTTTATTAGCTGAGTTGGCTTTTTTAGTAGTGACTGTGTGTATTCTGCTGAGTAAGAAAATATCTATTGCTTAG
- the bcp gene encoding thioredoxin-dependent thiol peroxidase encodes MSNIPEVGQPAPDFSTPDQNDNSVTLDDFSGKWVILYFYPKDDTSGCTTEAKDFTQLYQDFSTLNAVILGVSPDSGKAHCKFIDKHNLSITLLSDLEHHLIENYGAWRLKKFMGKEYMGVARSTFLISPEKIIAYAWPNVKTKGHAQQVLTKLRELCEQQDPRLLKEVGDLSL; translated from the coding sequence ATGAGCAATATTCCTGAAGTTGGACAACCAGCGCCTGATTTTTCTACTCCTGACCAAAATGATAATTCAGTTACTCTGGATGATTTTAGCGGTAAATGGGTCATCCTCTATTTTTACCCCAAAGATGACACCTCCGGCTGCACTACGGAAGCTAAAGATTTCACGCAACTGTATCAAGACTTCAGTACCCTAAACGCAGTAATCCTAGGCGTAAGTCCAGATTCCGGGAAAGCCCATTGTAAATTTATCGACAAACATAACTTGTCAATTACTCTTTTAAGTGATTTAGAACATCATCTCATAGAAAACTATGGTGCTTGGCGCTTAAAGAAATTTATGGGAAAAGAATATATGGGTGTAGCGCGCTCAACTTTTCTGATTTCACCTGAGAAAATTATTGCTTATGCTTGGCCAAATGTGAAAACAAAAGGACATGCCCAACAAGTTTTAACTAAATTGCGAGAACTTTGTGAACAACAAGATCCCCGACTTCTCAAAGAAGTCGGGGATCTGAGCCTCTAG
- a CDS encoding FAD-binding domain-containing protein: protein MLREFTNREQLLTYLREEFTTAAERDVYISKVVGGRKAAEQALQKVNAAEYSKTRNFLTGAVTRLSPYIRYGVLSLREVRDYVLKQVNNLEDGTKLINELAWRDYWQRLYAKLGKDIWQDQEEYKTGYTCQDYTPDLPTDIKEGITGRVCIDNFSHDLRATGYLHNHIRMWLAAYIVHWRRIRWQTGAKWFLEHLLDGDPASNNMSWQWVASTFSHKPYFFNRENLERYTKGVYCQKCPLYGHCDFEGSYEELSQRLFPQGEFTKKPNSQSWQRGKKGKK from the coding sequence ATGCTACGTGAATTTACTAATCGTGAGCAGTTATTAACCTACCTCCGTGAGGAATTTACCACAGCCGCAGAACGTGATGTTTACATCAGCAAAGTTGTTGGTGGGCGTAAAGCTGCTGAACAAGCACTGCAAAAAGTGAATGCAGCAGAATATAGTAAAACTCGTAATTTTTTAACAGGTGCAGTTACGAGACTGTCGCCCTACATTCGTTATGGTGTTTTGAGTCTGCGAGAAGTTCGAGATTATGTACTTAAACAGGTAAACAATCTTGAAGATGGCACTAAATTAATTAACGAATTAGCTTGGCGCGACTATTGGCAGCGTTTATATGCCAAGCTAGGCAAAGATATCTGGCAAGATCAAGAAGAATACAAAACTGGCTACACTTGTCAAGACTACACACCAGATTTACCCACAGATATCAAAGAAGGCATTACAGGGCGAGTGTGCATCGACAACTTCAGCCATGACTTACGCGCAACTGGTTACTTGCATAACCATATCCGCATGTGGTTAGCAGCTTACATTGTCCATTGGCGGCGCATCCGCTGGCAAACAGGAGCTAAGTGGTTTTTGGAACATCTTTTAGATGGTGATCCTGCCAGTAATAATATGTCATGGCAGTGGGTAGCCAGCACCTTTAGTCATAAACCGTATTTTTTTAACCGCGAGAACTTAGAACGGTATACTAAAGGCGTTTATTGCCAAAAATGCCCCCTTTACGGTCATTGTGATTTTGAAGGCAGTTATGAAGAATTATCACAGCGACTTTTTCCCCAAGGTGAATTTACTAAAAAACCCAATAGTCAAAGTTGGCAACGTGGCAAAAAAGGTAAAAAATGA
- a CDS encoding Uma2 family endonuclease, which translates to MSVAQELEPVQDIIFPPGDIESHEPPLESDLHLRQIILLLQCLELWRQNRNDFYAAGNLTIYYSQRQLKSEEFRGPDFFVVLRCDRKPRKSWVIWQEDGKYPNIIVELLSPSTKATDKGLKKQIYQDIFRTPEYFWFDPDNLEFVGFHLVDGNYQPIEPNPQGWLWSQQLDLYLGVQDNQLRYFTAQGQLVPTPQELAEQETQRAEQEKQLAEQEKQRAERLAAKLRELNIDPDNL; encoded by the coding sequence ATGTCAGTTGCCCAAGAATTAGAACCTGTACAAGATATAATATTTCCGCCAGGAGATATAGAAAGTCACGAACCACCATTGGAAAGCGATTTACATCTACGCCAAATTATTCTGTTATTACAATGCTTAGAATTGTGGCGGCAAAACCGTAATGACTTTTATGCGGCGGGAAATTTGACAATTTACTATAGCCAACGTCAACTTAAATCAGAAGAATTTCGCGGTCCAGACTTTTTTGTCGTGCTAAGATGCGATCGTAAACCGCGCAAAAGTTGGGTGATTTGGCAAGAAGATGGTAAATATCCAAATATAATTGTCGAGTTACTTTCGCCTTCTACAAAAGCCACAGACAAAGGCTTAAAAAAACAAATCTACCAAGATATCTTCCGCACACCAGAGTATTTTTGGTTTGATCCGGATAATTTGGAATTTGTGGGGTTTCATTTAGTAGACGGGAATTACCAACCAATAGAACCGAATCCTCAAGGTTGGTTATGGAGTCAGCAGTTAGATTTATATTTGGGTGTGCAGGACAATCAACTACGTTATTTTACAGCACAAGGACAGTTAGTGCCGACACCACAGGAATTAGCAGAACAGGAAACGCAGCGTGCAGAACAAGAAAAGCAACTTGCAGAACAAGAAAAGCAACGTGCAGAGCGCCTAGCCGCTAAATTGCGAGAATTAAATATTGACCCTGATAATCTATAA